tgttgttttatttgttctgtaaaagtacattttaatgtttgattttggttgaaataaatgttgaattgaattaatcACAATAAATATCAGTATAATATGAAATACATCATTAGAttcttaaaatatattaaaaattgcaAACACCAGCTATAAGGTAAATACTTTCCATTTCTTTGTAGGTATTTTAGATGAAGAGGATGATGCCttgataaatgtaaatatgaTAGATGACTCTTTAGCTGCTAAAAATACTGAATTAAGAAAAGGAAAACCTGGTTACATCCCATATGAACAGGAAGAAGTTGATGAATTTGGAATAGTAAGTTAAACTGTTTATATAACTACTTGTAAGTTTCAAATTATGCCTCAAGAAAGTTatggatatttttttattgttaaggccaatttacacagacgagtgatAAAGGTAAGCGTGCACGTTGTTTGTAAATGGttataaggaataacatagattctatatttttattccCACTCATCTGACTTAATAGTCTTAGGACTGCTTTACTGAATCTGTCTTTTCTATTATATATTCTAATGTATTATGTAACAACttttacaattatattttgcCAGGTTAGAAAAAAGACTGTCTTACAAAAGTATGATGAAGAGATTGATGGAAATCGCATAGAATCCTTCAAATTGGGAGAATCTAGTCGTCCAAGTAAAGTAACTCAAGAAGAGAAAATACGGCAAACATTACAAAAGGTAGTCattaaatttagtatattttatttagtatcAGTTTACTCATTTATTCATATTGCTTGTTAATCTTATCAATGTTTAAGTAAGAAAGCTTTATTTTTccataaaaatagaaatatttactggcaaacaataaaacatataattgataaaaataaaaatgtatacacaGATGATGAAAAGGAAAAACATAAACCACTATTATTTATGGATGAAAAGAATttgatttattgtttatttgcaGCAAAGCCTTCATATGGATGAACCTATGATAGCAAGTGATTACTACACTAGTGTAGAAATGGAGAAGTTTAAAAAACCCAAGAAGCGTCGACGTAAAGTCAAGAAGTTTTCAGTAGATGACTTGACTCCAGACGACAGCAGCAGATCTGATCATGGATCCCGGTAACCTTCTATTACTTTATTATCTCTTTGGTCCCTCCCAATGTATTTAAGCAATCAGCTCTTGTAATTATAACTTGAATtcgtttaaaaaattattaaaaactctTTTTGCCCAGGCTTATACATAGTCATGGGCCTAattcttttcattttaaatttgaaattttattgtGCATTTAATCTGAGTGGATTGCATACTATAAGCATTCAAAAGCGCCTTGAGCACCTTTCGTGGCGAAGTGCACTCTagaaatttgtattattattattatgtaatagaAGTCATACAGACAAATTAGTTTATCGTTTTCGTATATTACTTGAATTATAATTACGgtacatataatattattgaacttatttttttgttaaagtcGAGGAGGAATACGTAAGAGGGAACTTGATGATGTTCCATCTAGAAATGATGATGCTATGGAATTGGATTTACCAGACATTGATGGAGGTAAATTGATAAAacagtatttttataaattagtCAAGTGACCACTTATTATAGAGCGAgagagtggccgagcggttaagacagtgcaACCATAATTAACATCagcactcgctccatggttctggtggaaAAACAAGTcttctggctcatgtgcactttaaagaacctagtacatctttcgacgAATAGAgagttaccccggtgtactagtacatcactaGTCTTTGACTTAGTATAAATAAACTAAAGCAACCAGATATGAACTTTGAATTACATAGACCTTTTCCACAAATTGTAGGAATTATCAGAGGACCAGTACAAATTAATCAGGATCAAAATGTTGTAATTGAAGATGATGCAGCCTTGGAATTGCAGCTTGCTCTTAATAAAGCACGAAGGATGAAATATAAGAAAGAACAAAATCAAGTTGACGGTGATAAGGTAAGCAAGGTGATGCACAGTTTTTGAGCAGGTAGTTTATTCAAATCGGGACATTTATTGTTGAGTAAGGTAAGCAAGGTGATGCACAGTTTTTGAACAGGTAGTTTATTCAAATCGGGACATTTATTGTTGAGTAAGGTAAGCAAGGTGATGCACAGTTTTTGAGCAGGTAGTTTATTCAAATCGGGACATTTATTGTTGAGTAAAGTAAGCAAGGTGATGCACAGTTTTTGAGCAGATAGTTTATTCAAATCGGGACATTTattgttgagtttctcaacgtttctatcaatatgctttgattgtcgtcaggagtgagaatgcagaagAACAGGAAGCTGGGATTATAAGTGAATTAGGGTGGGACTGGTGTGAAAGgacatttattcaaataaatagggaaacaacaattattaaatgcacaacattttatttgtaatgtttttaatgcatttttatctttatttttaacaGTTAGTGGTAGAGTCTTTGAAACTAGAAAGAGACGTATCAATGGCTGAAGATTCAACAGTGAATCCTTCAATGGTTTTGAATGCTACCTCAGAATTCTGTAGGACACTCGGAGAAATACCATCATATCGTCAGTTTCCAATTTGTGTatttttgatattgaaatggaacaattatattttccaatttattatgttttatttatatggaTAAGAATATCTGAAATAAAGGGTAATACTGTACTGATAAATgaccattattaatattattgtaacaataaaacaacattacAGTTTGGCTTTATTGGCTTTGGCAATTATCTTTTTCTTGAATTGTGAGTATTGGTTTAGAAATATATAAGAGTACTAATTATACTTGCTAATCTTTTTATCTAGACTCGCATATTCCTAAAGAAGAGGAAAATGAAGATGAAGTTATGGACTTTGAAAAAGAAGATACTGATCACATTGTAGATGAAGAAGGTTTAAATGCTTGGAGTCGAGTTAATCTTGATgacgatgaagatgatgaagagGACGAAGAAAAAGTGAGTAACAGCTTTGTTTtgttaacaatatttaatattttcaccCAGCAGGATTAAAATGTTTCAACAAAGGTCATAAAGTATACTGAATACAGACTATAAACGTGTATAGTGTATTTGTGTATGTGATAAAGTATACTGAATACGGACTATAAACGTGTAAAGTGTATTTGTGTATGTCATAAAGTATACTGAATACAGACTATAAACGTGTATAGTGTATTTGTGTATGTGATAAAGTATACTGAATACAGACTATAAACGTGTATAGTGTATTTGTGTATGTGATAAAGTATACTGAATACAGACTATAAACGTGTATAGTGTATTTGTGTATGTGATAAAGTATACTGAATGCAGACTATAAACGTGTATAGTGTATTTGTGTATGTGATAAAGTATACTGAATACAGACTATAAACGTGTATAGTGTATTTGTGTATGTGATAAAGTATACTGAATGCAGACTATAAACGTGTATAGTGTATTTGTGTATGTGATAAAGTATACTGAATACAGACTATAAACGTGTATAGTGTATTTGTGTATGTGATAAAGTATACTGAATGCAGACTATAAACGTGTATAGTGTATTTGTGTATGTGATAAAGTATACTGAATGCAGACTATAAACGTGTATAGTGTATTTGTGTATGTGATAAAGTATACTGAATACAGACTATAAACGTGTATAGTGTATTTGTGTATGTGATAAAGTATACTGAATACAGACTATAAACGTGTATAGTGTATTTGTGTATGTGATAAAGTATACTGAATACAGACTGTAAACGTGTATAGTGTATTTGTGTATGTGATAAAGTATACTGAATACAGACTATAAACGTGTATAGTGTATTTGTGTATGTGATAAAGTATACTGAATGCAGACTATAAACGTGTATAGTGTATTTGTGTATGTGATAAAGTATACTGAATACAGACTATAAACGTGTATAGTGTATTTGTGTATGTGATAAAGTATACTGAATACAGACTATAAACGTGTATAGTGTATTTGTGTATGTGATAAAGTATACTGAATACAGACTATAAACGTGTATAGTGTATTTGTGTATGTGATAAAGTATACTGAATACAGACTATAAACGTGTATAGTGTATTTGTGTATGTGATAAAGTATACTGAATACAGACTATAAACGTGTATAGTGTATTTGTGTATGTGATAAAGTATACTGAATACAGACTATAAACGTGTATAGTGTATTTGTGTATGTGATAAAGTATACTGAATGCAGACTATAAACGTATATAGTGTATTTGTGTATGTGATAAAGTATACTGAATACAGACTATAAACGTGTATAGTGTATTTGTGTATGTGATAAAGTATACTGAATACAGACTATAAACGTGTAAAGTGTATTTGTGTATGTGATAAAGTATACTGAATACAGACTATAAACGTATATAGTGTATTTGTGTATGTCATAAAGTATACTGAATACAGACTATAAACGTGTATAGTGTATTTGTGTATGTGATAAAGTATACTGAATACAGACTATAAACGTATATAGTGTATTTGTGTATGTGATAAAGTATACTGAATACAGACTATAAACGTGTATAGTGTATTTGTGTATGTGATAAAGTATACTGAATACAGACTATAAACGTGTATAGTGTATTTGTGTATGTGATAAAGTATACTGAATGCAGACTATAAACGTATATAGTGTATTTGTGTATGTGATAAAGTATACTGAATACAGACTATAAACGTGTATAGTGTATTTGTGTATGTGATAAAGTATACTGAATACAGACTATAAACGTGTATAGTGTATTTGTGTATGTGATAAAGTATACTGAATGCAGACTATAAACGTGTATAGTGTATTTGTGTATGTGATAAAGTATACTGAATACAGACTATAAACGTGTATAGTGTATTTGTGTATGTGATAAAGTATACTGAATACAGACTATAAACGTGTATAGTGTATTTGTGTATGTGATAAAGTATACTGAATGCAGACTATAAACGTGTATAGTGTATTTGTGTATGTGATAAAGTATACTGAATACAGACTATAAACGTGTATAGTGTATTTGTGTATGTGATAAAGTATACTGAATACAGACTATAAACGTGTATAGTGTATTTGTGTATGTGATAAAGTATACTGAATGCAGACTATAAACGTGTATAGTGTATTTGTGTATGTGATAAAGTATACTGAATACAGACTATAAACGTGTATAGTGTATTTGTGTATGTGATAAAGTATACTGAATACAGACTATAAACGTGTATAGTGTATTTGTGTCAAACAGGAAACAGTAGGTGGCGCAGTACTAGAAGAAGAGCCATCTTTACAATCTGGGGTTGCAGGAGCTCTTCAAATGGCTGTCAATAAAGGATTTTtagaaaaagaacaaatcaagAAATACAAAGCTGCCAAGGATAAATCTATCGAAGCACAAAATTTTCAAGTTGAGGACAAAAGTTTTCAGTAAGTATTGCAAGTAGTTGGAATTTCATCTTATTCAAACTGCAGATGTCCAACCCCCAAATCGGGAGACTTGGAATGTTTCAATTAGAATTAaagaaatcatttttaattttacagtGACATTGATGCGAAATACAACAAACATGACCGCTTTCGTGGCCCATCTTCTGATTTTAAAGAAAAGTCTGGATACAAACCTAGTTTTAATCTCATATACAAGGATGACTTTGGCAGAGATATTAATCAAAAAGAGGTAATCATTCATTATTCTGAGAAACCTAGTTCAGTAAACAACGATTTATGTGGtgtgtaaataattttaaaaagatatcaATCTAATCCACTGGACTTGTTTAGTAAACAACGACATTTCACAAGAATGAGAATATTCATATCTGGAATTTAAATAATTGCTTTCTGggttttttctttgtaattgCAACATGTAAACACACACACTGTATAATACTGCCCTCTAGTAAAAAAGTAATGTTACTTTACAGGCATTTCGCATACTGTCTCATCGCTTTCATGGAAAGCGTTCAGGAAAGCTGAAAACTGAGAGACGACTAAAGAAAATTGCTGGAGAAGAGGTAAGGGTAACATAATCAATGTTGATGTCCCATGTAATATACTCTACAAGTTAGGTACAACATTTgtctaaaataaattaaaaaataattcatttttatattttaaaattgattttccTTTCTCTAGGCACTGTTAAAAATGTCTTCTGTTGATACTCCACTTGGAACAGTTGCCATGTTACAAGAGAAACAGCGAGCTATGCAGTCTCCGTACATTATGCTGAGTGGAGGTGGCAGCAATGTACTCAATGCAGCGTAAGTACAagtaatgataaaaaaatagtaataagAACCTTGAGATTTAAAAGaattaaaagttttaaatatttttgttttctccaCAGAAATGTAATGACCAAAGGGAACAACTGAGGCACAATAATATAAAGCAGTTTAATCACAAACGAACATATTTACAATGGTATAGTCAGGGTTTATACTGACACAATACAATTCACTTCAACCTGAAAGCCAAAACTAAAGTAACACGGTAAAAACTAATACTGTACCTACTAAACCTAGTTCTGTATATTTAAAGCTGCAGACAGATAATAGTCAGAGTTCAGTAGAACATAAATACTCATAATCTACCTAAGCGTGCAGATAGTATTGTTGATCTTGACTTtcccatttttattattttatcactGACTCTTAGTGTAATTAATTAATGGTTTCATTTCCACAATACTGCAGTTGTTTTTGTTACGtttattttatactgtagtTGATCATCATAtgcattttaatttcttttttgtttttacattaaatatctTTGTCTGTTCTATACagtgatttttattattattggaaGGGTTCTTCTggaatttgttattttatatactgtatttgttttaacCAAATCCTAACAAAATTTGGTGTCCAATGGAGTCTTCTTTAACCAAATCTTAACACAAATTGGTGTCCAATGGAGTCTCCTTTAACCAACATCGGAagatattttaaactttttacaCTAATAAGGAACAGTTGTGAGAGATCCATAACATAAAATCATTTATGCATATGCTATTTCAGTATCGTTCTTGCTCCACTGGGAATTGTTGGCAGATTCTTCATCTGTAATCATAATTAGTATTGTTATTCAATAGGAGAAAGTCTTTGTTAACAAATACTAAACTTATTAAAGTATTAAGcgctatctacactatcaaacttgatttgaccaaaaaaaatgtgatgtgcccatatatggacatgatgatgtcatatcactaccatatttgggcacagcacacatttttgtcaaactactttgatagtgtagagagagctttaaaGACCAgtcatatttgtattttacctttatttattatcaaatgtCTGATGTTCCGTGTTGCTATGTGTGCCTTTCTAAAGTAAATATATGATATTGCAGCGATTGTTAGTGAAATACTTGTAAACAATCCAAGTACCATCTCCATCACTGAGTTACTTGTATCACCACTGTCAAGATATTCCACTCTCACTGCAAATTTAGTCtccaaaacacagaaactaaaaAGAAACTTACTTAAAAAAACCTcttattatcttttatttacTGTCTAAAGCTTAGTCTACacacatatcactaccatatttgggtacatcacacttttgttgtcaagctagtttgatagtgtagagaaaGCTTAACAATAGTTTGGTATCCATCTTACCTGTAATGAACATCAACTACAAGAGCTGTGAACTGAAACAttgcattttgtttattttgccaCTTAACAGATGATAATCCTGATTGATTCATTATAGGATATGGCTGAAATAAGTCAGCTGTGTTGTCACATGAGGAGCAGCTATCGTtctaaaagataaaaaaaaaaaaaaaaaaaaaatatgctagtgataagcccaaatatagtagtgatatgacatcatcgtgtccatatatgggcttgtcacataaagtttgatagtgtagacagagcttaagagatcTTATTGATGCATTCGGTGCTTCTCCATTCCATTATTACATACCATTTGACTAGGATATTCAAAATTTGCAACGATTTCACTCATTGACAACCAGGTAAAACCATTACAGCATCTTGcctgaaattaaataataatgtttaagcATTCCAGTCATCTCCCGCTAAAATGAAATTCCTCTTTATATTTtggataaaattaaaataatattacatacTACATCATACTATATTTTAAAGGACAAACCTGCTTAATAGTTGTATTATATGTGTATTCTGTTCTTTGGTTTTCCTCCCATATCATGAAGTTAGCTGAAACATCTCTAACATATTTATCGCCATCATATCTAAACATTATAAACAACATTTTCAAATgttctttattattaaataacatcTTGATTAACAACAACTTTTGCTAACATACTTACAGCTGGACTGTTGGTTGAAATAGTTGATTATGATTGCTTTGTATTGGACATCCATATGTTTCAAAATCATATTCTACAGTCTACAAGACAGAtatattattctattttatCCTGTATGGTTAGAATTTGAATGTGCTATTAGTTGGTCAATAGTTAATGTATATATCAAATAATTCTCCCTTACCGTCTCTGTATGTGTTGCTGATCTGAAATAGATTAAAATTACCAAAGCCATATTTAGGAAACTTAGAATCGTAGTT
The window above is part of the Antedon mediterranea chromosome 10, ecAntMedi1.1, whole genome shotgun sequence genome. Proteins encoded here:
- the LOC140059858 gene encoding U4/U6.U5 tri-snRNP-associated protein 1-like; the encoded protein is MGSSRKDKDEKRHKHKHKDRDRDKEKDRKRRHKHHKRDRSHRDRDDDVDAGGEEGIREPKREKIYDEYPEFEKTTEVTQSVGSGGFTESLSIEETNKIRLKLGLAPLESSNAPRQDSEDTMTTSMAPVGSTDVHKPAKNLAEERKKKAIQEKLKQIKAKREINKKLSKVKTLGEDDDVDDIHAWVERSRKISKEKALADKRAKLLEEMDADFGIGALVDEEFKQTSKGKNYSSKDIAGLQVQHSVNSFKEGKSVILTLKDSGILDEEDDALINVNMIDDSLAAKNTELRKGKPGYIPYEQEEVDEFGIVRKKTVLQKYDEEIDGNRIESFKLGESSRPSKVTQEEKIRQTLQKQSLHMDEPMIASDYYTSVEMEKFKKPKKRRRKVKKFSVDDLTPDDSSRSDHGSRRGGIRKRELDDVPSRNDDAMELDLPDIDGGIIRGPVQINQDQNVVIEDDAALELQLALNKARRMKYKKEQNQVDGDKLVVESLKLERDVSMAEDSTVNPSMVLNATSEFCRTLGEIPSYHSHIPKEEENEDEVMDFEKEDTDHIVDEEGLNAWSRVNLDDDEDDEEDEEKETVGGAVLEEEPSLQSGVAGALQMAVNKGFLEKEQIKKYKAAKDKSIEAQNFQVEDKSFHDIDAKYNKHDRFRGPSSDFKEKSGYKPSFNLIYKDDFGRDINQKEAFRILSHRFHGKRSGKLKTERRLKKIAGEEALLKMSSVDTPLGTVAMLQEKQRAMQSPYIMLSGGGSNVLNAANVMTKGNN